A genomic segment from Saprospiraceae bacterium encodes:
- the rpoC gene encoding DNA-directed RNA polymerase subunit beta', which produces MPFKKKSHIQTQEFNTITISLSSPDEILERSYGEVLKPETINYRSYKPERDGLFCERIFGPVKDYECYCGKYKRIRYKGIVCDRCGVEVTEKKVRRERMGHIKLVVPVVHIWFFKSLPNKIGYMLGLSSKKLETIVYYERYVVIQPGLKESEGIAQMDLLTEEEYLDILDTLPPDNQMLDDNDPNKFIAKMGAEAVRDLLMRLQLDQLSYDLRHQAANETSQQRKSEALKRLRVVEAFRDGLSRMENRPEWTVIQYLPVVPPELRPLVPLDGGRFASSDLNDLYRRVIIRNNRLKRLLEIKAPEVILRNEKRMLQEAVDSLFDNSRKSNAVKAEGGRALKSLSDILKGKQGRFRQNLLGKRVDYSGRSVIVVGPTLKLHECGIPKAMAAELFKPFVIRKLIERGIVKTVKSAKKLVDRKDPVIWEILENILKGHPVMLNRAPTLHRLSIQAFQPKLIEGKAIQLHPLVCGAFNADFDGDQMAVHVPLSQAAVLEAQVLMLSAHNMLNPQNGTPITLPSQDMVLGLYYITKERKSTESIKVKGDGRRFYSAEEVIISYNEGKLDLHAPIKVRVKVEGENGAFVSKLIDTTTGRVIFNESVPKEVPYVNALLTKRNLKLVIADVLERTDFHVTAEFLDAIKDLGFMWAFKGGLSFNLGDLITPTVKQRTLDQAQEEVDEVWDNYNMGLITNNERYNQIIDKWTYADNRITDNLMRELAAHKQGFNSVFMMLDSGARGSKQQIKQLCGLRGLMAKPRKSGDTGGAVIENPILSNFMDGLSVLEYFISTHGARKGLADTALKTADAGYLTRRLVDVSQDVVIREEDCDTLRGIETSAFKDNEKVIERLSSRIEGRYTLHDIFHPITDAIILKAGDYIDSRTALYIEDEGIETVTIRSVLTCETKRGVCTKCYGKNLATGRITEAGDAVGIIAAQSIGEPGTQLTLRTFHTGGTASVSKTESEITAKFNGKIEFDSMRVTTITGELGEKQDVVLARTGEVRVVDPETGKQYSSHHIPYGAILAVKEGAMIGKGEPICQWDPFNAVIISEFSGIARFDGIEEGVTFRVEKDDQTGHADKVIIEPKNKRKIPIIKIVSPSGEELRSYNLPVGAYISIDDGADVRSGQKIVKIPRRLGKIQDITGGLPRVTELFEARNPSNPAVVSEIDGVVAFGKIKRGNREVIVTAKDEQKRKYLIGLSKHILVQEGDFVRAGTPLSDGATAPRDILNIRGPFAVQQYLVNGIQEVYRSQGITINNKHIEVIVRQMMRRVQIEDPGDTSFLEGEAVDKFEFLEVNDWIFDKKFVTEGGDSNRLRPGQLVTLRQLREENSYLKRNDKKPVEYRDAVASTSSPLLQGITRASLGTLSWISAASFQETTKVLSTAAIAAKVDGLQGLKENVIVGKLIPAGTGLRRFDNIFVTTKESQMAYESRRTQLEEVDDLD; this is translated from the coding sequence ATGCCTTTCAAGAAAAAAAGTCATATTCAAACGCAGGAATTCAACACGATCACCATTAGTCTTTCCTCTCCGGATGAAATTCTAGAGCGTTCTTATGGTGAGGTGTTAAAGCCTGAAACCATCAATTATAGATCCTACAAGCCAGAACGAGATGGTTTATTCTGTGAGCGGATTTTTGGCCCGGTTAAGGACTATGAATGTTACTGTGGTAAGTATAAAAGAATCAGATATAAAGGTATCGTATGCGACCGTTGTGGGGTAGAGGTAACTGAGAAAAAGGTACGTCGGGAGCGCATGGGACACATCAAGTTGGTTGTTCCTGTCGTGCATATCTGGTTTTTTAAATCGCTGCCCAACAAGATTGGTTATATGTTGGGGCTTTCTTCCAAAAAATTGGAGACGATTGTTTATTACGAGCGATATGTAGTGATACAACCTGGACTCAAAGAATCTGAAGGTATTGCTCAAATGGATCTCCTTACAGAAGAAGAATACCTGGATATATTGGATACTTTGCCACCTGACAATCAAATGTTGGATGACAATGATCCCAATAAGTTTATAGCCAAAATGGGCGCAGAAGCGGTCCGTGACTTGCTAATGCGACTTCAATTGGATCAGCTTTCGTATGATCTACGTCACCAGGCTGCTAATGAAACTTCTCAGCAACGCAAGTCAGAAGCCTTAAAGCGATTGCGCGTGGTGGAGGCTTTCAGGGACGGTTTAAGCAGGATGGAGAACCGTCCAGAGTGGACGGTGATTCAATATTTGCCGGTGGTGCCACCCGAATTGAGGCCTCTAGTGCCACTGGATGGTGGCCGATTCGCCAGTTCAGATTTGAATGACTTGTATCGTCGGGTAATCATCCGAAATAACCGCCTGAAGCGTTTGTTGGAGATTAAAGCACCTGAGGTCATCCTTCGTAATGAGAAAAGGATGTTGCAAGAGGCGGTGGACTCTTTGTTCGACAACTCTCGAAAATCCAACGCAGTTAAGGCAGAAGGGGGACGTGCCCTGAAATCTTTGAGTGACATTCTTAAAGGTAAACAAGGTCGTTTCCGTCAGAACCTTTTGGGAAAAAGGGTGGATTATTCTGGTCGTTCAGTGATCGTAGTAGGGCCAACCTTGAAGCTGCATGAATGCGGTATTCCCAAGGCCATGGCAGCGGAATTGTTCAAGCCATTTGTCATTCGCAAATTGATCGAGCGCGGAATCGTTAAAACGGTAAAATCCGCTAAAAAATTGGTAGATCGCAAGGATCCTGTTATCTGGGAGATTCTTGAGAATATACTAAAGGGCCACCCAGTGATGTTGAACCGGGCGCCTACGCTTCACCGATTATCCATTCAGGCTTTCCAGCCTAAATTGATAGAAGGCAAGGCTATTCAGTTGCATCCATTGGTATGTGGTGCCTTCAATGCCGACTTTGACGGTGACCAAATGGCAGTTCACGTACCATTGAGCCAGGCTGCAGTGCTTGAGGCACAGGTCTTGATGCTTTCTGCCCACAACATGCTTAACCCTCAAAACGGTACACCGATTACCCTGCCTTCACAGGATATGGTACTTGGATTGTACTACATTACCAAAGAGCGTAAGTCTACAGAGTCAATTAAGGTAAAAGGTGATGGCCGCAGGTTTTATTCAGCAGAAGAAGTTATTATTTCATATAACGAAGGAAAACTTGACCTACATGCACCGATTAAAGTACGTGTAAAAGTAGAGGGAGAAAATGGTGCCTTTGTTTCAAAACTGATCGATACCACTACCGGACGTGTGATCTTTAATGAAAGCGTTCCAAAGGAGGTACCTTATGTAAATGCATTACTTACTAAGCGTAACCTCAAATTGGTTATTGCTGATGTATTGGAAAGAACGGATTTTCATGTCACTGCTGAATTCCTTGATGCCATCAAGGATCTAGGGTTTATGTGGGCTTTCAAAGGTGGTCTGTCTTTCAATCTAGGAGATTTGATTACGCCTACGGTTAAGCAACGAACCTTGGACCAGGCGCAGGAAGAGGTGGATGAAGTATGGGATAATTACAACATGGGTTTAATTACCAATAATGAGCGGTACAACCAGATTATTGATAAATGGACCTATGCGGATAACCGTATTACCGATAACTTGATGAGGGAGTTGGCTGCACATAAACAAGGATTCAATTCTGTGTTTATGATGCTTGACTCAGGTGCTCGTGGTTCCAAGCAACAAATTAAGCAGTTGTGTGGACTCAGGGGCTTGATGGCTAAACCTAGAAAATCGGGTGATACAGGTGGCGCTGTTATTGAGAACCCTATCTTGTCTAACTTTATGGATGGACTTTCGGTGTTGGAATACTTTATTTCTACACACGGTGCGCGAAAAGGTTTGGCGGATACGGCTTTGAAAACGGCGGATGCAGGTTATTTGACGCGTCGTTTGGTTGATGTTTCTCAGGATGTTGTGATTCGAGAAGAAGATTGTGATACCCTTAGAGGTATTGAAACTTCGGCCTTTAAGGACAATGAAAAGGTAATTGAGAGACTTTCTTCCAGGATTGAAGGCCGTTATACTTTGCATGATATTTTCCATCCTATTACAGATGCTATCATCTTAAAAGCAGGGGATTATATCGATAGCCGAACGGCGCTGTATATTGAAGATGAAGGCATTGAGACGGTTACGATTCGTTCAGTACTCACTTGTGAGACCAAAAGAGGAGTATGTACCAAATGCTATGGTAAAAACCTGGCAACGGGTCGAATTACAGAAGCTGGTGATGCAGTGGGTATTATTGCTGCTCAATCCATTGGTGAACCGGGTACACAGTTGACACTTCGTACGTTCCACACAGGTGGTACAGCATCGGTTTCTAAAACGGAATCAGAGATCACTGCCAAATTCAATGGTAAGATCGAATTTGATAGCATGCGGGTGACAACAATCACTGGGGAACTGGGTGAAAAACAAGATGTTGTTTTAGCACGTACAGGTGAAGTCAGGGTTGTTGATCCCGAAACGGGCAAGCAATATAGTTCACACCATATTCCTTATGGTGCCATATTGGCGGTGAAGGAAGGTGCTATGATTGGCAAAGGTGAGCCTATCTGTCAATGGGACCCTTTCAACGCGGTGATTATTTCAGAATTTTCAGGTATTGCTCGTTTTGATGGCATTGAAGAAGGCGTTACGTTTAGGGTAGAGAAGGATGATCAGACAGGTCACGCTGATAAGGTGATTATTGAGCCTAAGAATAAACGTAAGATCCCGATCATCAAGATTGTTAGCCCGTCTGGTGAAGAGCTAAGAAGTTACAACTTGCCAGTGGGTGCTTATATCTCCATTGATGATGGTGCTGATGTAAGAAGTGGACAAAAAATCGTTAAGATCCCTAGACGATTAGGTAAAATTCAGGATATCACAGGTGGTTTGCCAAGGGTAACAGAGTTATTCGAAGCGCGTAACCCTTCCAACCCTGCGGTGGTTTCTGAAATTGATGGTGTTGTTGCTTTTGGAAAGATTAAACGGGGTAATCGCGAGGTAATCGTTACCGCCAAAGACGAGCAAAAACGCAAATACTTGATCGGACTCTCCAAGCATATCCTGGTTCAGGAAGGTGACTTTGTGAGGGCGGGTACGCCACTATCTGATGGAGCAACGGCGCCCAGAGACATTCTAAATATCAGGGGACCATTCGCTGTTCAACAGTATTTGGTAAATGGTATTCAGGAAGTTTATCGCTCTCAGGGTATTACGATTAACAACAAGCATATTGAAGTAATCGTAAGACAAATGATGCGAAGGGTGCAAATTGAAGATCCAGGTGATACTTCTTTCTTGGAAGGTGAAGCAGTTGATAAATTCGAATTCTTAGAAGTAAATGACTGGATTTTTGATAAAAAATTCGTCACGGAAGGTGGAGATTCTAATCGCCTTCGTCCTGGTCAATTGGTGACACTGCGTCAATTGAGAGAAGAAAATTCTTACCTCAAACGCAATGATAAAAAGCCAGTTGAATACAGAGATGCGGTTGCCTCGACATCAAGTCCGTTGTTACAAGGTATTACCAGGGCTTCTTTGGGAACCTTAAGCTGGATTTCTGCAGCTTCCTTCCAGGAAACAACC